A DNA window from Amycolatopsis sp. DSM 110486 contains the following coding sequences:
- a CDS encoding serine hydrolase, with protein MIAGCTPSAPTPPPGTSAAPGTTTSSAPAQSALKPINPAAFQATVAAAAKELLVPGAVVLLRTPQGTYTAGVGTTQLGTTTPPDADTHFRVASNTKTMTSALIVLLAQDGKLRFSDPVSRYVSGVPNGDNITLAQLLTMRSGLYDYTQAPELSAALDADPAKVYTPQDVLAIAFRHPPEFPPGTAYQYNNTNYALLGLVAEKVDGRPLVQQMQQRLFGPFGLRQTSLPAATDTSIPDRYSHGYMYGGSRYAFVDLTYPPDLQAAARAGTLQPNDYTRQNPSYATAAGGVISTSDDLATWIRALVSGKVFNADFQRQWQDSLQAEDPNAPDGQKYGYGISYQRFAPNAAMWYHGGECPGFNSFMGYDPTNDVTLIIWANLTLAPDGRTTAVALLPTVLNQVYTGLSLPPAPTPT; from the coding sequence ATGATCGCGGGATGCACCCCGTCTGCACCGACGCCGCCGCCCGGCACGTCGGCGGCGCCGGGGACGACAACCAGTTCCGCACCGGCGCAGTCCGCGCTGAAGCCCATCAACCCGGCCGCGTTCCAGGCGACCGTGGCGGCCGCTGCCAAGGAGCTGCTGGTTCCCGGGGCCGTGGTGCTGCTGCGCACGCCGCAGGGCACCTACACGGCGGGAGTGGGTACCACGCAACTGGGCACCACCACGCCGCCCGATGCGGACACCCACTTCCGCGTCGCCTCCAACACCAAGACCATGACGTCGGCGCTGATCGTGCTCCTCGCGCAAGACGGCAAGCTCCGGTTCAGCGACCCGGTGTCGCGCTACGTCTCCGGTGTGCCCAACGGCGACAACATCACCCTGGCGCAGCTGCTGACGATGCGTAGCGGCCTGTACGACTACACACAAGCGCCCGAGCTGTCCGCGGCCCTGGACGCCGATCCGGCGAAGGTTTACACGCCTCAGGACGTGCTGGCCATCGCCTTCCGGCACCCGCCGGAGTTCCCGCCCGGCACGGCGTACCAGTACAACAACACCAACTACGCGCTGCTGGGCCTGGTGGCCGAGAAGGTCGATGGACGGCCCTTGGTCCAGCAGATGCAGCAGCGCCTGTTCGGCCCGTTCGGCCTGCGGCAGACTTCGCTGCCCGCGGCCACCGACACCTCCATCCCGGACCGCTACTCGCACGGTTACATGTACGGCGGGTCCAGGTACGCGTTCGTCGACCTGACGTACCCGCCCGACCTGCAGGCCGCCGCCCGGGCCGGAACACTCCAGCCCAACGACTACACCCGGCAGAACCCCTCGTACGCCACCGCCGCGGGGGGAGTCATCTCCACCTCGGACGACTTGGCGACGTGGATCCGGGCGCTGGTCTCGGGCAAGGTCTTCAACGCCGACTTCCAGCGGCAATGGCAAGACAGCCTGCAAGCCGAGGACCCGAACGCGCCCGACGGGCAGAAGTACGGGTACGGCATCTCCTACCAGCGCTTCGCGCCGAACGCCGCGATGTGGTACCACGGCGGTGAATGTCCCGGGTTCAACTCGTTCATGGGATACGACCCGACCAACGACGTCACGCTCATCATCTGGGCCAACTTGACCTTGGCCCCGGACGGCCGGACCACGGCGGTCGCCTTGCTGCCCACCGTCCTCAACCAGGTCTACACCGGACTGTCGCTGCCGCCTGCGCCGACCCCGACGTGA